A stretch of DNA from Rhizobacter sp.:
GTTGGGGGCGGGCGAGTTGTCTGCACTCAATCTGTCGCTCGCGCTGCTGGCCTTGATCGCCATCACGGCGGGCACGCTTTATCAGAAACGATTCGTCGCACCTTGTGATGTGCGCACCGCGAACTTCGTGCAGCTGCTGACCGCGCTGGCAGTGAGCTGCCCGCTTGCGCTGCTTGAGACCGAGCCCATCGTGTTGCATCCGCACTTCGTTGGTGCTCTTGCATGGTCGGTCTTCGGGTTGACCCTGGGAGGGAGTTCGCTGCTGTATCTCCTGATCCAGCGCGGCGCGGCGACGCGCGTCACGAGCCTCTTGTATCTCGTGCCGCCCACCACAGCCGTGATGGCGTGGCTGCTTTTCGATGAAGCATTGACCTTGCTCATGTTCGTCGGAATGGCGCTCACTGCACTCGGTGTGTGGCTGGTCGCACGCACTGAGGGAAAGCCTGAGTCGTGATGCGCACACGAGGTGGTGAAGTAGGTCGCACCCCCAGGCTTGTCAAGCGTGGAAGCACGCGGCGCACCCTCCGAGCGATGCAGTTGATTACGCATAGAATCCGCTTCCGCGCTTGACAGTGGGGGTGCCTGCGGCTGTAATCGTTTGAGCCGTTGAGCCACCAAACATGCGGCCCGAACCATCCACCCAGATTCTTTCGAGACACCTTTTGAGGGGGTACCTTCGTGAACAAATCCGAATTGATTGAACACATTGCCAAACAGGCCGACATCTCCAAAGCTGCTGCCACTCGCGCGCTGGAGGCCCTGATCGGCGGTGTGAAATCAACGCTCAAGAAGAACAACAGCGTCTCGCTGGTGGGCTTCGGCACTTTCAGCGTGAGCAAGCGCGCAGCGCGCTCTGGTCGCAACCCGCGCACCGGTGCCACGATCAAGATCAAGGCCGCCAAGGTGCCGAAGTTCCGTCCGGGCAAGGCCCTGAAGGATGCGGTCAACTGATTGAATGTTCTGCGGGTGCTTAGCTCAGTTGGTAGAGCGGCGCCCTTACAAGGCGTAGGTCGGGGGTTCGAGCCCCTCAGCACCCACCAAGTCGTCGTCGAGCTGGCCCGAAGATGGCCAGCCACCATCAGATAAGATTCACGGCGTCCACCCGGCAAAGGCGAACTCAGGTTCGCCTTTGTTGCGTCTGGGGCCCTCTAGCGCTCCTGCTCTGCGATCCATTGATCGAGGTCATCGATGTTTGAATTCGTCCGCAAGCACACCCGCATCCTGCAGTTCGTGCTGGTGTTGTTGATCTTCCCGTCGTTCGTGCTCTTCGGCATCCAGGGCTACAGCCGCTTCACCGAAGGCGGCAATGCCACGGTCGCGACCGTGGGCTCGCGCAAGATCACGCAGGCCGAACTCGATGCCGCGCACCGCCGTCAGGTCGACATGCTGCGGCAGCAGATGCCCGGCATCGACGTGAAGCTCTTCGACACGCCACAGATGAAGCAGAACACGCTCGACACGATGGTGCGCGAGCAGGTGATGCTGGCCGCGGCCGAGAAGGCCGGCTATGTGGCAACCGACGATCGCCTGTTGCGCGAGTACATGACCGATCGGCAGTTCGACACCTTCCGCCGCCCCGATGGCAGCCTCAACGTCCAGGCGCTCGAACAAGCGCTCAACGCACAGGGCATCACCAAGCAGGGCTATGACCAGCTCAAACGCGAAGAGCTGATGATGCGGCAGGTGCAAGCCGGCCTGATGAGCACGGTGATCGCGCCGACGGCGGCGGTTTCTTCGGCGATGGATGCGCTCTTCCAGCAGCGCGAGGTCCAGCTGCAGCGTTTCGACTCCAAGGACTACCTCGCGAAGGTCAACCCGACCGACGCCGACCTCGAGGCTTATTACAAGGACCCGGCCCACAGTGCCGAATTCCAGACTGCCGAGAAGGCGGACATCGAATACGTGGTGCTCGACCTCGACAGCATCAAGAAGGGCATCAGCGTGCCCGAAGACGAGCTGAAGAAGTACTACGCCCAGAACGAGAAGAGCTACACCACGGCCGAAGAACGCCGTGCGGCGCACATCCTCTTGAAGGACCGCGCCAAGGCCGATGCGCTGCTGGCCGAGCTGACCAAGGCGCCCGCGTCGTTCGCCGAAGTCGCACGCAAGAACTCGCAAGATTCTTCGACCGCCGACAAGGGCGGCGATGCTGACCTTTTCATCGCCCGCGGCGACACCGACAAGGCCTACGAAGAGGCGCTCTTCGCGCTGAAGAAGCCTGGTGACCTGAGCCCTGTGGTGCAGACGAAGGACGGTTTCTTCATCCTGCAGCTCAAGGCCACGCGTGGCGGTGAAAAGCGCTCCTATGAAAGCGTGCGCGCCGACATCGAGCAACTGCGCAAGAAGGAGCTGGCCCAAGGCGAATACGCCAAGGCCGCTGCCGAATTCGGCAACCTCGTCTACGAACAATCCGACAGCCTCAAACCGGCGGTCGACAAGCTGAAGCTCGAGCTGCGCACCGCCAAGGGTGTGACCCGCACGCCCGCGCCCGACGCCACCGGCCCGCTCGGCTCCAAGAAGCTGCTCGACGCGATCTTCAATGCCGAGACGCTGCGCAATAAGCGCAACACCGAGGCCGTGGAGACTGCACCCAGCACGCTGGTGTCGGCCCGCATCGTCAACTACCAACCGACGACGACCCCGCCGCTGGCCGATGTGAAGGCCCGTGTGCGCGAGAAAGTCGCCGCGCAGCAGGCCGCTGCGCTCGCGCGCAAGGAAGGTGAGGCCCGGCTGGCAGAGCTGCGCAAGGCGCCTGCCACCGACCTGGGCACGCCGGTGAAGACGGTCTCGCGAGCCCAGCAGTCGCAAGATCTGCCGCGCGGCGTGATCGATGCCGCGCTGAAGGCGCCGACCGTGCCCGCGGTGGAAGGCGTCTCGCTGGACGACGATGGCTACATCGTGGTGAAGGTCAACAAGGTGCTAGGGCGTGACCCGTCGGTGGCCGATCCGGCCCGGGCGACCGGCTCCTATTCGCAGGCTTGGGCGAGCGCGGAGGCGAATGCGTATTACGCCGCGCTGAAGAGCCGGTTCAAGGTCGAAGTGAGCCCGTCGGCTGCGTCTGCGGCCACGAAGTGATCTCGGGCGCCGCCGGGTCCGCTATACTTGCGGGCTCTGCGGTGGCTGTAGCTCAGTTGGTAGAGTCCCAGATTGTGATTCTGGTTGTCGTGGGTTCGAGTCCCATCAGCCACCCCACCCAGATGTGAGAAACAGGCCTCCCTCGTGGAGGCCTTTTCATTGGCCCGCTGCCTGCGTCAGGGTTTCTCTGACAGCCTGCGGACGCACACCCGGCAGCAGATGCCCCCGGTGGGCAGCTCGCGCCATTCCACCTCGCCGCCCAGCTGCTTGACGCGCTTGCGCACGCCGCCCAGGCCCAAGCCGTGCGACCAGGCCTTCGGGTTGCGGCCGACACCGTTGTCGCTGACGCTCAGGTCCACGCGGTCGCCTTCGAGCACGAAGTCGATGTCCACACGCCGTGCTTGCGAGTGCGAGATGACGTTGTTGACGAGTTCGCGCATCACACGCGTCAGCGCCGACCATTGCACCACCGAGAGGGAGATGTCGCGGTCGGCACTGAAGCTCCAGCCGAGGGCGATGTGCGCGGCGGTGAGGCGCTGGGTGAGGTCGGCCTTCCACTCCGCGGCGGCATGGGAAAGCGGGTGGCTCGGCGCGGCGAGGCCGCGTGTGAGCGTCTTCAGGTCCTGCAGCGTGTGCCGCACGTAGTCTTCCATCTCGGGCGACTGGGCCTTGTACATGAGCGTCAACAGGCGTGCGCCGATGTCGTCGTGAAGGTCTTGCGCGATGCGCAGGCGCTCTTCGTTGCGCCCCTGTTCGACGGCTTGATCGAAGGCCACGGCACGCCGCAGCTGCTCGACCACACGCTCGGCCAGGCGGGCGTCTTCGGTAGTGAAGAGGCGGCGTCCGTGGTGGGCAAATCGGATGACGATGGTGCTGTGTTCGGTCGCATCGCCATGTGGCAGCTCCGGAACGGGAATCAGCAAGGTTGAGCCAGCGTTGGCCACGCGCGGCGTCGCGTAGCGCTTGTCGATCACGCCCGCCTCCAGCGGCTGGAACAGCTCTCGAGCCAGCTGCGTGAGCAGGCTCGAGGTCCGCTCGGGGTGAGCCTCGACCTCCCGCGCAATGCGATAGAGCTTCTCGAACATGCGCTCGGTCGTGATCACGTTCTGGTTGCGAAGCTGGTTCAGCAACCACTGACGCGCGCCGGAGTAGAGGCCGAGCGAGAGGAAGAGGGCCAGCGTCAGCGAGGCGAACTGGCCGAGCGAAAAGGCGGCGACGAAGAGCAGGTCGAGCGCGGTGGCGATGGTGCTGATCGCCGCGAGCAACGAAAACTCGCGCATCACCTGCTGCGACTTCGAGAGAAAGGGCAGCAGCACCAGCAACGAGCCCAGCAGCACCGACCACAGTGTCGGCCCGACCACCGCGATCTGCTGTTGCAGCAGCGGATGCTGGTCCGACCATGCGATCGCCAGCGTCAGCGCAAGCCAGGCTGCCGTGGCGAGCGTCGCGAAACGCCGCGTCACGATCGCAAAGGGGTGCGGCTCGATCGCATGCGACCAGGTGAGCAGGGCGATGGTCGTGCTGCCAAGGAGGGCCACACTGGCCTGTACCCACCACCAGGCCGAACTCAGCTGGCCTCGGCTGAGCGCCCACGCCACCGCAGCCGCGCCGAGCCACACCAGCCAGCCGATGGCACGCGCTGCGGGCAGGCGCCTGGGGTGGAGCGCCGCCGCATGCACGAGTGCCGCGGCGGCCAGCAGATCCAGCGCGCCGTGCGCAGGCATGTTCCACTGCGACATCGGCAGCGGCAGGCCGAGCGACACGCCGGATTCGATCGCGATCATCGCGAGGTTGCCGGCCTGGCACAGCGTGGCAAGGGCGTAAAGCAGGTTTCGCACCGTGGGCCGCGCGAGCATCACCACCATCGCCACCAGGTACATCACGAGCGCCAGCCCGCACAGCAGCCAGAACATCGGGCTGAGCGCTCCGATGCCGCGTGGCTCGGGGCTGACGTCGACCGTCGCCCCATCGGCGAAGACGAGGCTCACCTGGCCTTGTTGAAGGGCCCTGGTGATGGCCTGTTGCGTGGCCACGTGGCGATGGCGCTGCGCGTCGTCGGTGAGCCACCGTGAGGCGCGCCGGAGCGCCGCGTCGCCCAGCTCGATGCGTCGCCCGTCGCGGGCCACAAGGGCTGCCAGCGTCTCGCCCTCGTGCAACTGGAGCACGGGCAGCGGGCTCGATGCAAGCTCGAGCCCGCCTTGCTCCGAGGCACGCCAGGTCGCGTTCAGCTGGGGGATGTCGCCCAGCGCGCGGGCCAGCAGCAGCGTGGCAAGACAGCCGAGCAGCGCCGCCACCACCAGCAAGCGCAGCCGCCAGCCGATCCAGCGCGAAAGGGGCGCGGCGCCGAAGCTGCGGTCGATCAGTGCGGAATCGAGGGTCGAGTTGTCGGCACCCAGGGTCGAGGCGCCGGGCAGGGCCGAGTCAACCGAAGCGGACATGCCGGGCCTGTGCATCTGCGCGTCGCCGGGCAGGCGCCGTGGGCCTCAGACCAGCCCTTGTTTGCTCGCGAGCACCGCCGCTTCCGCGCGGCTCGACACATTGAGCTTCTTGTAGATCGACTTGATGTGGTCGTTGACGGTGAACCACTTGATGCCCATCAGGTTGGCGATTTCCTTGATGGTGAAGCCTTTGCTGAGGTAGGTCAGGACTTCGCTCTCTCGCGGCGTGAGCCGCTCGTGGTCGAGCGGTGCGCCGCGGCCGAGCGCCATCGGGCGGCTGCTCTGGAAGCCCGATCCGCTGCCGAGCGCCGCCTCGGCTGCGCCCCCGGTGCCGCCAGGCCCCTGCCGGAAGTGGCCCAGCAGCCGGCGTGCGATCGCGGGCGACAGCGGCGGCTGCCCGCGCACGATCTTCTGCAGTTCTTCCACCAGCACTTCGAAGCGGTCTTCCTTCAGCAGGTAACCGTCGGCGCCGCATTGCAGGGCAGGGAAGAGGTGGTCGTCGTCGGAATAGAGCGTGGTGACGATCTTGGTGGCCGGGTAGCGGGCCAGTTCGGCCAGCAATTCCATGCCGTTGCCATCGGGCAACTCAAGGTCGACGAGCACGAGCTTGAACGGGTCGGCCGGAATCTCGCCGGCCTTGGCCTCGCGCAGGCCCACCTGGCGACGCGCAGTCTCCAGGTCGCCGGCTTCGGTGATCGCGATGTCGTCGCTGAAGCTCTCGCGCACCACGCGGCACAGGAAGCTGCGGGCGACGGGGTTGTCCTCAACGATCAGTACCTTGATGGCCATGCGTGCGGGATGCGCTCACCAGAGTGCACTCACAAAGGGACACGCATCGTAGCGCACACACCCTCGCGTGGCCTATCCCACACTCGTCAATGACGAGCGGGCGCCACACGGCAGCGCACGCATCCGGTGCGCCGCCGTCGCGGGCCTCACTCGTTGACGAGGACGAGCTTGCCGCGCACCTGGCGGCTGCCCATGCGGGTGAAGGCGTCTTTGAGGCCGGTCATCGGCAGGCGTGTGTCGATCACCGGCTTGATCTTGCCCTGCGCGTACCAGGAGGCGAGGTCGGCCAGGGCCTGCACGTGGTTCTTGGGCTCCCGACGTGCGAACTCGCCCCAGAACACGCCGACGATCGACGCGCCCTTGAGCAGCGTGAGGTTCAGCGGGATCGCCGGAATGGTGCCTTGTGCGAAGCCGATCACCAGATAACGGCCGCGCCAGCCGATGGAGCGGAACACCGGCTCGGCCAGGTCGCCGCCCACCGGGTCGTAGACGATGTCGGGGCCCTTGCCATCGGTGAGCGCCTTGATCTCGTCACGGATGTTGGACTTGGCGTAGTTGATGGTCGCGTCGGCACCCAGCTCCTTGCACAGCGCGCACTTCTCGTCGCTCGACGCTGCCGCGATGACCTTGGCACCCGCCGCCTTCGCGATCTGGATGGCCGCGGTGCCCACGCCACCGGCGGCGCCCAGCACCAGCACGGTCTCGCCGGCCTTCAGCGCGCCGCGGTCCATCAGCGCGTGCCAGGTGGTGCCATAGGTGCAGAGGAATGCGGCGGCGTCGTCGAACGCGAAGCCCTTGGGCAGCG
This window harbors:
- a CDS encoding response regulator transcription factor encodes the protein MAIKVLIVEDNPVARSFLCRVVRESFSDDIAITEAGDLETARRQVGLREAKAGEIPADPFKLVLVDLELPDGNGMELLAELARYPATKIVTTLYSDDDHLFPALQCGADGYLLKEDRFEVLVEELQKIVRGQPPLSPAIARRLLGHFRQGPGGTGGAAEAALGSGSGFQSSRPMALGRGAPLDHERLTPRESEVLTYLSKGFTIKEIANLMGIKWFTVNDHIKSIYKKLNVSSRAEAAVLASKQGLV
- a CDS encoding DMT family transporter, whose product is MPAVFVLIWSTGFIVARFGMPHAPPLTFLSWRYALSVLCFGLWILLSRAAWPRGATQWAHLGVTGALMHAGYLGGVWAAVKAGMGAGTIALLVGLQPVLTAVWLSGSTRGENGTRVSLRQWAGLLLGLLGLLLVVWRKLGAGELSALNLSLALLALIAITAGTLYQKRFVAPCDVRTANFVQLLTALAVSCPLALLETEPIVLHPHFVGALAWSVFGLTLGGSSLLYLLIQRGAATRVTSLLYLVPPTTAVMAWLLFDEALTLLMFVGMALTALGVWLVARTEGKPES
- a CDS encoding NADPH:quinone oxidoreductase family protein; its protein translation is MKAWLCENPIGPEALEWKELPTPEPKAGEVRIAIKAASLNFPDLLIVQNKYQAKPTPPFVPGSEYAGVIEAVGEGVTNFKVGDAVAAFGGGGGFGTHVVAKTSLLMPLPKGFAFDDAAAFLCTYGTTWHALMDRGALKAGETVLVLGAAGGVGTAAIQIAKAAGAKVIAAASSDEKCALCKELGADATINYAKSNIRDEIKALTDGKGPDIVYDPVGGDLAEPVFRSIGWRGRYLVIGFAQGTIPAIPLNLTLLKGASIVGVFWGEFARREPKNHVQALADLASWYAQGKIKPVIDTRLPMTGLKDAFTRMGSRQVRGKLVLVNE
- a CDS encoding histidine kinase, with amino-acid sequence MHRPGMSASVDSALPGASTLGADNSTLDSALIDRSFGAAPLSRWIGWRLRLLVVAALLGCLATLLLARALGDIPQLNATWRASEQGGLELASSPLPVLQLHEGETLAALVARDGRRIELGDAALRRASRWLTDDAQRHRHVATQQAITRALQQGQVSLVFADGATVDVSPEPRGIGALSPMFWLLCGLALVMYLVAMVVMLARPTVRNLLYALATLCQAGNLAMIAIESGVSLGLPLPMSQWNMPAHGALDLLAAAALVHAAALHPRRLPAARAIGWLVWLGAAAVAWALSRGQLSSAWWWVQASVALLGSTTIALLTWSHAIEPHPFAIVTRRFATLATAAWLALTLAIAWSDQHPLLQQQIAVVGPTLWSVLLGSLLVLLPFLSKSQQVMREFSLLAAISTIATALDLLFVAAFSLGQFASLTLALFLSLGLYSGARQWLLNQLRNQNVITTERMFEKLYRIAREVEAHPERTSSLLTQLARELFQPLEAGVIDKRYATPRVANAGSTLLIPVPELPHGDATEHSTIVIRFAHHGRRLFTTEDARLAERVVEQLRRAVAFDQAVEQGRNEERLRIAQDLHDDIGARLLTLMYKAQSPEMEDYVRHTLQDLKTLTRGLAAPSHPLSHAAAEWKADLTQRLTAAHIALGWSFSADRDISLSVVQWSALTRVMRELVNNVISHSQARRVDIDFVLEGDRVDLSVSDNGVGRNPKAWSHGLGLGGVRKRVKQLGGEVEWRELPTGGICCRVCVRRLSEKP
- a CDS encoding HU family DNA-binding protein, with translation MNKSELIEHIAKQADISKAAATRALEALIGGVKSTLKKNNSVSLVGFGTFSVSKRAARSGRNPRTGATIKIKAAKVPKFRPGKALKDAVN
- a CDS encoding SurA N-terminal domain-containing protein, which translates into the protein MFEFVRKHTRILQFVLVLLIFPSFVLFGIQGYSRFTEGGNATVATVGSRKITQAELDAAHRRQVDMLRQQMPGIDVKLFDTPQMKQNTLDTMVREQVMLAAAEKAGYVATDDRLLREYMTDRQFDTFRRPDGSLNVQALEQALNAQGITKQGYDQLKREELMMRQVQAGLMSTVIAPTAAVSSAMDALFQQREVQLQRFDSKDYLAKVNPTDADLEAYYKDPAHSAEFQTAEKADIEYVVLDLDSIKKGISVPEDELKKYYAQNEKSYTTAEERRAAHILLKDRAKADALLAELTKAPASFAEVARKNSQDSSTADKGGDADLFIARGDTDKAYEEALFALKKPGDLSPVVQTKDGFFILQLKATRGGEKRSYESVRADIEQLRKKELAQGEYAKAAAEFGNLVYEQSDSLKPAVDKLKLELRTAKGVTRTPAPDATGPLGSKKLLDAIFNAETLRNKRNTEAVETAPSTLVSARIVNYQPTTTPPLADVKARVREKVAAQQAAALARKEGEARLAELRKAPATDLGTPVKTVSRAQQSQDLPRGVIDAALKAPTVPAVEGVSLDDDGYIVVKVNKVLGRDPSVADPARATGSYSQAWASAEANAYYAALKSRFKVEVSPSAASAATK